In one Helicobacter ibis genomic region, the following are encoded:
- the tviB gene encoding Vi polysaccharide biosynthesis UDP-N-acetylglucosamine C-6 dehydrogenase TviB produces MKTLAVIGLGYVGLPLAVEFGKKYEVIGFDIYEARINELKEGYDRTLEVDKEELLSAQKLSYTTNLEDLKKAQIFIVTVPTPIDNYNKPDLTPLKKASTSVGKVLKKGDIVIYESTVYPGCTEEDCVPILEEMSGLKFNVDFFCGYSPERINPGDKEHRLPSIKKVTSGSTPEIAEEVNNLYASIITAGTHKASSIKVAEAAKVIENSQRDINIAFVNELSLIFDKMGIDTLDVLEAAGTKWNFLPFRPGLVGGHCISVDPYYLTHKAESLGYHSQVILAGRHINDNMGIVVANKVIKLMIKNSHQIVGSKVAILGITFKENCPDIRNSRVVDIIKELQEFDCCVDIFDPWADSKEVKHEYNLTLKDMDKFKLEDYKAVIVAVSHDEFKKYDFSNKGKTIIYDLKGILPKEQVDGRL; encoded by the coding sequence ATGAAAACTTTAGCTGTAATTGGACTTGGATATGTTGGATTACCACTAGCAGTAGAATTTGGCAAGAAATATGAAGTAATTGGATTTGATATTTATGAAGCTAGAATAAATGAGCTAAAAGAAGGCTATGATAGAACTCTAGAAGTAGATAAAGAAGAACTATTAAGCGCCCAAAAACTAAGCTATACAACAAATCTGGAGGACTTAAAAAAGGCACAAATTTTTATAGTAACCGTTCCAACTCCTATTGATAACTACAATAAACCTGATTTAACCCCACTAAAGAAGGCATCAACAAGTGTCGGAAAAGTACTCAAAAAAGGTGATATAGTAATTTATGAAAGCACTGTTTATCCAGGTTGCACAGAAGAAGATTGTGTGCCTATTTTAGAGGAAATGAGTGGGTTAAAGTTTAATGTGGATTTCTTCTGTGGATATTCACCAGAGAGGATTAATCCTGGAGATAAAGAACATAGGCTACCAAGCATCAAAAAAGTAACGAGCGGTTCTACACCAGAAATTGCAGAAGAAGTGAATAATCTTTATGCAAGCATAATTACAGCAGGGACACATAAAGCCTCAAGCATAAAGGTAGCCGAAGCAGCCAAAGTTATAGAAAACTCGCAAAGAGATATTAATATCGCCTTTGTAAATGAACTATCGCTAATCTTTGATAAAATGGGCATAGATACACTAGATGTATTAGAAGCAGCAGGGACAAAGTGGAACTTCTTGCCATTCCGCCCGGGACTTGTAGGGGGGCATTGTATAAGTGTCGATCCATACTACCTAACGCATAAGGCTGAATCTTTAGGCTATCACTCACAAGTAATCCTAGCAGGAAGACATATTAATGATAATATGGGGATTGTGGTTGCAAATAAAGTCATAAAGCTAATGATTAAAAACTCTCATCAAATTGTAGGTTCTAAAGTTGCAATCTTAGGAATCACATTTAAAGAAAATTGCCCAGACATTAGAAATTCAAGAGTAGTTGATATTATAAAAGAATTACAAGAGTTTGATTGTTGTGTAGATATTTTTGATCCATGGGCAGATAGTAAAGAAGTAAAACATGAATATAATCTAACTTTAAAAGATATGGATAAATTTAAACTAGAAGATTATAAAGCAGTGATCGTAGCGGTATCTCATGATGAGTTTAAAAAATATGACTTTAGCAATAAAGGCAAGACTATAATTTATGACCTAAAAGGTATCTTGCCAAAAGAACAAGTAGATGGAAGGTTATAA
- the panB gene encoding 3-methyl-2-oxobutanoate hydroxymethyltransferase has protein sequence MKIEQGFLVITTTHILKKKRNEKITMITAYDALFAKIFDGEVDMILVGDSLHMSFFGESDTLGVSLDSMIYHTKAVCNGAKESLVVCDLPFGITQDESEAVKSAIRVYKETKAQAVKLEGGVEVANIVKGITNLGIAVVGHIGLKPQFVRADGGYKIKGKSDKEIEKLFLDAKALQDSGAFCIVLEGVKSEVAKEITNLLEIPTIGIGSGVDTDGQVLVWSDAFGFFNEFKPKFVREYLNGASLVKDALKKYVSDVKSKNFPNESESY, from the coding sequence ATTAAAATAGAACAAGGATTCTTAGTGATAACTACAACACATATATTAAAGAAAAAAAGAAACGAAAAAATAACTATGATAACAGCATATGATGCACTTTTTGCCAAGATTTTTGATGGTGAAGTTGATATGATTTTGGTTGGTGATAGTTTGCATATGAGCTTCTTTGGTGAGAGCGATACTTTAGGGGTTAGTTTAGATTCTATGATATATCATACAAAAGCAGTGTGTAATGGTGCTAAAGAAAGCCTTGTAGTGTGTGATTTACCATTTGGAATCACACAAGATGAGAGTGAGGCAGTAAAAAGTGCAATTAGGGTTTATAAAGAAACAAAAGCACAAGCAGTAAAGCTAGAAGGTGGTGTTGAGGTAGCAAATATAGTAAAGGGCATCACTAATTTAGGAATCGCAGTTGTTGGGCATATAGGGCTAAAACCGCAGTTTGTTCGTGCTGATGGTGGATATAAAATTAAGGGAAAAAGTGATAAAGAAATAGAAAAGCTATTTTTAGATGCGAAGGCTTTGCAGGATTCTGGAGCATTTTGTATAGTGCTAGAGGGAGTTAAAAGTGAAGTAGCAAAGGAAATAACAAATTTGCTAGAAATTCCAACTATAGGTATAGGAAGCGGTGTAGATACTGATGGACAAGTGCTTGTATGGAGTGATGCATTTGGATTTTTTAATGAGTTTAAACCAAAATTTGTCCGAGAATATTTAAATGGTGCTAGTCTTGTTAAAGATGCATTAAAAAAATATGTAAGCGATGTAAAGAGTAAAAACTTTCCAAATGAAAGTGAAAGCTACTAA